TTCGAGCGAATCGATTTTGATGACCCGTATATTATTGCCCTCCCTCTTTCCTTGCCTAGCTGCGACGGTTCGCCTGTTCGGGCGGTGGCAGTGCAGTGGGCGTAACAAAGAAGGATGATGCAACCAAACGCCCCGCACATGCTTTGCGCGGGGCGCGGCCTTGGGCTATTTGAGCCATTTGATCACTTTCGCCGGGTTTCCGCCAACGACCGCGTTGGCGGGGACATCTTTTGTCACAACCGCCCCTGAGGCGATGACAGCGTTGTCGCCGATCGTGACGCCCGGGTTGATGACGGCCCGCCCGCCGATCCAGACGTTATGGCCGATCACAACCGGCTTTCCGTACTCCAACCCGGAATTTCGTTCGTGCGGATCGAGCGGGTGAGTCGCCGTATAAATGTGCACACCAGGACCAATAAAACAATGGTCACCGATTCGCACTTCACATACATCCAAAATCACGCCATCAAAGTTCATCCTATTTCGCGCAGGAGACTCCCACTTCAACGACCAAAGGGAGTAAGTGGGAGAGGAATGCGCGTTCCCCCTTTCTTTTGTGGTATGATAGAATAAAGACGTGGAGAAAACCGTTCAATCAAGGCACTCCAATAACGGCTGCTCGATGTATGGAGTTGGTTGCAGGAAACGTTGTAACCGTAAAACATCGAGCGTAGGTCTGTCTGTTGTGTGTGGAAGCCAAGTACTGCCAACAGACACACCGAGAGAATCGGTAACGATGCAGGCATGACCTGCGTCGTTGGGTAGTCGTCAACCTGCCCCCTGATGCAACCCCAAATCAAGGAAGGAGGACGAAGTCCGTTTGCACTTCTGGGGAGTTGCAAGCCCCCACTTCAAGCGTTAGCGAAGTGGGGGTAGTTGACATTCCGTTTCCAACGTTTCGTTATACAAACGAACGAGCCGCCGCGCCCGCTCTCGTTCCTTGACGAGCTCCAAATCGGCGGGGCTGTACAAGTGTCCCGCCACCATCTTTTCCTTTTCGCTTTTCATTCAATCCCTCCAACATCTCGCGTCTTCGCGCAGCACTCCATGGAATGATCTTATCGTCCTTCAGAAAAACCGTTCCCTGTCATCGTTTCGATGCGCACGCCTTCCCGATAATAGGCCTCCATCACATCCTTTGGCACCATGCTTCCACCCGTCGCCCAGCCAATATGGGTGGCGTTTTTCATGTTTTCTTTCAAACCGTTTGCCTCTACGTACGTTTGCCCCGCCAAATCACGAAACAGCCGAACAGGCCCCGCCACCCCCGCCAAGGCGGACGGCTCTAAATAGATTTCCTCCGTTTCAACCATCGCCGCGAGCAAGCGGTAAAGCGTCGAATCGTCCACCGTATAGACGCCGCTGATGACGTTCTCAAGCATGTTTCCCACCAGCCGCGACGGCCGACCCACCGCTAGCCCGTCCGCTTCGGTCTTATTGTCGAGGCCAAAATCTTGCACCGACACGCGGTCGTGCTCTCCTGTCATCAACCCAAGCAGCATGCAAGGCGAATGCGTCGGCTCAGCGAAAAAG
Above is a window of Geobacillus thermoleovorans DNA encoding:
- a CDS encoding maltose acetyltransferase domain-containing protein, whose protein sequence is MKSEKEKMVAGHLYSPADLELVKERERARRLVRLYNETLETECQLPPLR